In Salinisphaera sp. LB1, one genomic interval encodes:
- a CDS encoding AMP nucleosidase, with protein MPGTAHGNARDLQSFDTAEAALARIESLYAAAHAQMADRHRRFVAGEHAPEPLPAAYYPYVGIETTPDRLVSPVRPTYGSLRKGGVHGTTVTRPDLFHDYLLEQLSLLIENHGAPIQVGLSDQPIPLPFMIEQATANLTPAEVRAMEQAFDLPDLANMNDAIPNSTHRTQPGQPFPLALFDAQRTDLALQRLAHYTGTDPSYFQGFVLLTNYQRYVDDFATYAHEQIAHHDEYTGFISPGDVVEPNPRFDHLSAGGETPKHLPPMPAYHLTREDGLGVTLINIGMGPANAKTITDHVAVLRPHCWLMIGHCGGLRRSQQLGDYVLAHAYVREDHVLDQDLPPWVPIPPIAEMQIALEQAVSGVTGLSKRNLKNRLRTGTVASTDNRNWEFRYDELYERFSQSRAIAIDMESATIAANGFRLRVPYGTLLCVSDKPMHGELKLRSMANAFYQSQVQQHLAIGLETLKLIRESGVEALHSRKLRSFDEPAFR; from the coding sequence ATGCCCGGCACCGCACACGGCAACGCCCGCGATCTGCAATCCTTCGACACCGCCGAGGCCGCCCTTGCCCGGATCGAATCGCTGTATGCGGCCGCGCATGCGCAGATGGCCGACCGGCATCGTCGGTTCGTGGCCGGTGAGCACGCGCCGGAACCCCTGCCGGCGGCCTACTACCCCTACGTCGGCATCGAAACCACGCCGGATCGACTGGTCAGCCCGGTGCGGCCGACCTACGGCTCGCTGCGCAAGGGCGGTGTGCACGGCACCACGGTCACCCGGCCGGATCTGTTCCACGATTACCTGCTGGAACAACTGTCGTTGCTGATCGAAAACCACGGCGCGCCGATCCAGGTCGGCCTGTCGGATCAGCCGATCCCGCTGCCGTTCATGATTGAACAGGCCACGGCCAATCTCACGCCGGCGGAGGTACGGGCGATGGAACAGGCCTTCGATCTGCCGGATCTGGCCAACATGAACGACGCGATTCCCAACAGCACGCATCGCACCCAGCCCGGCCAACCGTTCCCGTTGGCGCTGTTCGATGCCCAGCGCACCGATCTGGCCCTGCAACGCCTGGCGCACTACACCGGCACCGACCCATCGTATTTCCAGGGCTTCGTACTGCTGACCAACTACCAGCGCTATGTCGACGATTTCGCCACTTATGCCCATGAACAGATCGCCCACCACGACGAGTACACCGGCTTCATCTCGCCGGGCGACGTGGTCGAGCCCAACCCCCGCTTCGATCATCTGAGTGCCGGCGGCGAGACGCCGAAGCATCTGCCGCCGATGCCGGCCTATCACCTGACCCGCGAGGACGGCCTCGGCGTCACGCTGATCAACATCGGCATGGGCCCGGCGAATGCCAAGACCATCACCGATCATGTGGCCGTACTGCGCCCGCACTGCTGGCTGATGATCGGCCACTGCGGCGGCCTGCGCCGCTCCCAGCAACTGGGCGACTACGTGCTCGCCCACGCCTACGTGCGCGAGGATCATGTCCTCGATCAGGACCTGCCGCCGTGGGTGCCGATCCCGCCGATCGCCGAAATGCAGATCGCGCTCGAACAGGCCGTGTCCGGCGTGACCGGGCTGTCCAAACGCAACCTTAAAAATCGCCTGCGCACCGGCACCGTCGCCAGCACCGACAACCGGAACTGGGAATTCCGCTACGACGAACTCTACGAACGCTTCTCCCAGTCGCGCGCCATCGCCATCGACATGGAAAGCGCGACCATCGCCGCCAACGGCTTTCGCCTGCGCGTGCCCTACGGCACCCTGCTGTGCGTATCCGACAAGCCCATGCACGGCGAACTCAAGCTGCGCAGCATGGCCAACGCCTTCTACCAGAGCCAGGTCCAGCAGCATCTGGCCATCGGCCTGGAAACACTCAAGCTGATCCGCGAATCGGGCGTCGAAGCCCTGCATTCACGCAAGCTGCGCTCGTTCGACGAGCCGGCGTTTCGCTGA
- a CDS encoding GNAT family N-acetyltransferase yields MTPTVDARFALRKPEPGDYAQLTRWISDAHAAQRWAGPNTPWPLDGPGLALALHREQARPHALVDATGSLIAFGEYYFKPPAIVRFARLIVNPARRGQRIIDTLILRLAAEADRHGAANTLELAVFADNAQAVRAYKRLGFGVCKGILGDDIMTLQRAAFH; encoded by the coding sequence ATGACCCCGACCGTCGACGCCCGGTTTGCGCTGCGCAAGCCCGAACCCGGCGACTATGCGCAACTGACCCGCTGGATCTCGGATGCCCATGCCGCGCAGCGTTGGGCCGGTCCGAATACGCCCTGGCCGCTGGACGGTCCGGGCTTGGCGCTCGCGTTGCATCGCGAACAAGCCCGCCCCCATGCGCTGGTGGACGCAACCGGCAGCTTGATCGCCTTCGGCGAATACTATTTCAAGCCGCCCGCCATCGTGCGCTTCGCCCGCCTGATCGTGAACCCGGCCCGGCGAGGCCAGCGCATCATAGATACACTGATTCTCCGGCTTGCCGCAGAGGCCGACCGGCATGGCGCGGCGAACACGCTCGAACTGGCCGTATTTGCCGACAATGCCCAGGCCGTTCGCGCATACAAGCGGCTCGGTTTTGGCGTCTGCAAGGGGATACTTGGCGACGACATCATGACCTTGCAGCGCGCCGCGTTCCACTGA
- a CDS encoding thiamine pyrophosphate-dependent enzyme — MSQNVAEIMVATLLEAGAKRCYGVVGDTINHLTDAIRRSEMDWVHVRHEEVGGFAAGGEAYLTGELACCAGTCGPGSTHFINGLLESHRNGAPVVFIASQVATAEMGVGFPQDVDQRPLYSQYSVFCEYVASPENARRLTAIAAQKALNEGGVAVLIVPGDIFTARPENPLPWRTMRFDPVIRPSESELDAVVAALDAGRKVSIYAGYGCADAHDEVIALADKLGAPIAWTSRAKDFIEYDNELEVGMTGVFGLAGGYRAVSECDTLLLLGCSFAWAQFYPEDATLIQVDIAAGQIGLRHPVDIGVIGSVRDTCAALLERIQPHDDRDWVNACRQTYLESLDDAAVESEDDGLIHPQELTLALDRHGADDAVFTADGGSPMVWCLRHIKANGKRRTLPSLVHGTMANAYPQALGISRAYPGRQVIAMCGDGGLSMLMGDLLTLAQFEIPLKIVIFNNSSLGFVELEQKVDGLLDAYTELKNPDFGALAHAIGLWGRKIEAKHELDGAVAELLAHDGPGILDVKVNRMELVMPPHIEFGQVASTALYSTKAVLSGRMGEVVDLVRNNFWTR; from the coding sequence ATGAGTCAGAACGTCGCAGAAATCATGGTCGCCACCCTGCTTGAAGCGGGCGCCAAGCGCTGCTACGGCGTGGTCGGCGACACCATCAACCACCTCACCGATGCCATCCGCCGCTCGGAAATGGACTGGGTCCACGTCCGCCACGAGGAAGTCGGTGGCTTCGCGGCCGGCGGCGAGGCCTATCTGACCGGCGAGCTGGCCTGCTGTGCGGGCACCTGCGGGCCGGGCAGCACCCATTTCATCAACGGCTTGCTGGAATCGCACCGCAACGGCGCGCCGGTGGTGTTCATCGCCTCGCAGGTGGCAACCGCCGAGATGGGCGTCGGCTTTCCGCAGGACGTGGACCAGCGTCCACTGTATTCGCAGTACAGCGTGTTCTGCGAATACGTCGCCAGCCCCGAGAATGCCAGGCGTCTGACCGCCATCGCCGCGCAGAAGGCGCTCAACGAAGGCGGCGTCGCCGTGTTGATCGTGCCGGGCGATATCTTCACCGCCAGGCCCGAGAATCCGCTGCCCTGGCGCACGATGCGCTTCGATCCGGTCATCCGCCCGTCCGAGTCCGAACTGGACGCCGTGGTCGCCGCGCTCGACGCGGGCAGGAAAGTCTCCATCTATGCCGGCTACGGCTGCGCCGACGCCCACGACGAAGTGATCGCGCTGGCCGACAAGCTCGGCGCGCCGATCGCCTGGACTTCGCGCGCCAAGGACTTCATCGAATACGACAACGAACTGGAAGTGGGCATGACCGGCGTGTTCGGGCTGGCCGGCGGTTATCGTGCGGTCTCCGAATGCGACACCCTGCTGCTGCTCGGCTGCAGTTTCGCCTGGGCCCAGTTCTATCCCGAGGACGCGACCCTCATCCAGGTCGATATCGCCGCCGGCCAGATCGGCCTGCGCCACCCGGTGGATATCGGCGTGATCGGCTCGGTGCGCGATACCTGTGCAGCGCTCCTCGAACGTATCCAGCCCCACGACGACCGCGACTGGGTCAACGCCTGCCGCCAGACCTATCTCGAATCACTCGATGACGCGGCGGTCGAATCGGAGGACGACGGCCTGATTCATCCCCAGGAACTCACGCTCGCGCTCGATCGGCACGGGGCCGACGATGCCGTGTTCACCGCCGACGGCGGCAGCCCGATGGTGTGGTGTCTGCGTCATATCAAGGCCAACGGCAAGCGCCGGACCCTGCCGAGCCTGGTCCACGGCACCATGGCGAATGCCTATCCACAGGCGCTCGGCATCAGCCGGGCCTATCCGGGCCGCCAGGTGATCGCCATGTGCGGCGACGGCGGACTGTCCATGCTCATGGGCGATCTGCTCACGCTGGCCCAGTTCGAAATCCCGCTCAAGATCGTGATCTTCAACAACAGCTCGCTCGGGTTCGTGGAACTGGAACAGAAGGTCGACGGCCTGCTGGATGCGTATACCGAATTGAAGAACCCGGATTTCGGCGCGCTGGCGCATGCCATCGGCCTGTGGGGCCGCAAGATCGAGGCCAAGCACGAACTCGACGGCGCCGTGGCCGAACTGCTCGCCCACGACGGCCCCGGCATTCTCGATGTGAAGGTCAATCGCATGGAACTGGTGATGCCGCCGCATATCGAATTCGGCCAGGTGGCCTCCACCGCACTGTATTCGACCAAGGCCGTGCTATCCGGGCGCATGGGCGAAGTGGTCGACCTGGTACGCAATAACTTCTGGACGCGATGA
- a CDS encoding aminoacyl-histidine dipeptidase, whose translation MNTHLEQLEPTLLWQHFRTFCDTPRPSWHEDAILSKIEAWADDRGFAHERDEANNLRIVKPATPGHENAPGVVLQGHVDMVAETDAGVDHDFQRDPIETFVEDGWLKARGTTLGADNGIGAAAALAILDDDTLEHGPIEVLLTVAEEVSLVGAANLASQWLDGRLLLNLDTEEEGEVCIGCAGGANVTTETELAEHPLEGNLTVFKVGVRGLTGGHSGMDIHTGRASANRLLARALHQLLPLGLRLVDYDGGRMDNAITRAAWATVALPDAAFDEATAELVELEAIFKKELAGVDGHVSVDQDRADADKALSTSDTKRLVRLLYALPYGVERMSLAAPGVVETSNNIGVVQVADGLFTAALMVRSLMDSARDSLADRIATMFELAGFPVTRERGYPGWAPNPKSSLLARFVAVHERVTGQKPQVKVIHAGLECGLIGARYPKMDMISFGPTIRGAHSPAERVDIAAVGNFYEILRATLTELAQA comes from the coding sequence GTGAACACACACCTCGAACAACTCGAACCGACGCTGCTGTGGCAGCATTTCCGTACCTTCTGCGACACCCCGCGCCCGTCCTGGCACGAGGACGCGATCCTGTCGAAGATCGAAGCCTGGGCGGATGATCGCGGCTTCGCGCATGAACGCGACGAAGCCAATAACCTGCGTATCGTCAAACCCGCCACGCCGGGCCACGAAAACGCGCCGGGCGTGGTGCTGCAAGGCCATGTCGACATGGTCGCCGAAACCGATGCCGGCGTGGACCACGATTTCCAAAGGGATCCGATCGAAACCTTCGTCGAGGACGGCTGGCTGAAGGCGCGCGGCACCACGCTCGGCGCCGACAATGGCATCGGCGCCGCCGCCGCGCTGGCAATCCTGGACGACGACACACTCGAACATGGCCCCATCGAGGTGTTGCTGACCGTGGCCGAGGAAGTCTCGCTGGTGGGCGCGGCCAACCTCGCGTCCCAATGGCTGGACGGTCGCCTGCTGCTCAACCTGGACACGGAGGAGGAAGGCGAGGTCTGCATCGGCTGTGCCGGCGGCGCCAACGTCACCACCGAAACCGAGCTGGCCGAGCACCCGCTCGAAGGTAACCTCACCGTGTTCAAGGTCGGTGTGCGCGGCCTGACTGGGGGCCATTCGGGCATGGACATCCACACCGGGCGCGCCAGTGCCAACCGTCTGTTAGCGCGTGCGCTGCATCAACTGCTCCCGCTCGGCCTGCGCCTGGTCGACTACGACGGCGGGCGCATGGACAACGCCATCACCCGGGCGGCCTGGGCGACCGTGGCGCTGCCGGATGCCGCCTTCGACGAAGCCACCGCGGAACTGGTGGAGCTGGAAGCGATATTCAAGAAAGAGTTGGCCGGCGTGGATGGCCATGTCAGCGTCGACCAGGATCGCGCCGACGCCGACAAAGCCTTGTCAACCAGCGACACCAAGCGCCTGGTGCGCCTGCTCTATGCCCTGCCCTACGGCGTGGAACGCATGAGCCTGGCCGCGCCCGGCGTGGTCGAAACCTCCAACAATATCGGCGTGGTGCAGGTCGCCGACGGCTTGTTCACTGCCGCGCTCATGGTGCGCTCGCTGATGGATTCCGCGCGCGACTCGCTGGCCGACCGGATTGCCACGATGTTCGAGCTGGCCGGCTTTCCGGTGACGCGCGAACGCGGCTACCCCGGCTGGGCGCCGAACCCGAAGTCCTCACTGCTGGCGCGCTTCGTGGCCGTGCATGAGCGCGTGACCGGGCAAAAACCTCAGGTCAAGGTCATCCACGCCGGGCTGGAATGCGGGCTGATCGGAGCGCGTTACCCGAAGATGGACATGATCTCGTTCGGGCCGACCATTCGTGGCGCGCACTCGCCCGCGGAGCGGGTGGATATCGCCGCGGTCGGCAATTTCTACGAGATCCTGCGCGCAACCCTCACCGAACTGGCCCAAGCCTGA